The Miscanthus floridulus cultivar M001 chromosome 17, ASM1932011v1, whole genome shotgun sequence genome has a window encoding:
- the LOC136516228 gene encoding proline-rich receptor-like protein kinase PERK1, whose protein sequence is MSSPTAAPAPTTPSAPRANATTPPPPAAPTPPTPTPSPPAPAATPPQAAPTPPTPTPPTPSPPAPAATPPPSSTPSVPAPATPVASPPAPSSTPATPSTPSPSSPGTTPATPSPPSDTPSPPSSGGGGRSPPSTPSSGGGSDRSPPSSHSPPKSHSPGGGGSGGSSVPSTSLVVGVAVGGLVLLLLASFICLCCLRKKRRRAQPPPQHYGYPPPPPPYKEDPYGGTYQSWQQNAPPPPPPEHVVKMHPSPPPAYANRPPQPPPPAMLNSSGGSGSNYSGGEILPPPSPGAALGFSSKSTFTYEELLRATDGFSDANLLGQGGFGYVHRGLLPNGKEIAVKQLKLGSGQGEREFQAEVEIISRVHHKHLVSLVGYCISGGKRLLVYEFVPNNTLEFHLHAKDRPTMEWPTRLKIALGAAKGLAYLHEDCHPKIIHRDIKASNILLDFKFEAKVADFGLAKLTTDNNTHVSTRVMGTFGYLAPEYASSGKLTEKSDVFSFGVMLLELITGRRPVDTTQTYMDDSLVDWARPLLMRALEDGEYDTLVDPRLGKDFNPNEMARMIACAAACVRHSARRRPRMSQVVRALEGDVSLEDLNEGVRPGHRRFFGSYSSSDYDSGQYNEDMQKFRKMAFNNNYTSSQYSAPTSEYGQIPSASSSEGHQTQEMESGAMKKGGYSGYSSGYSGAS, encoded by the exons ATGTCGTCGCCGACGGCCGCGCCGGCGCCGACCACGCCGTCGGCCCCGCGGGCCAACGCGACAACCCCGCCGCCCCCGGCGGCGCCTACCCCTCCCACGCCCACGCCGTCCCCGCCGGCCCCCGCCGCGACGCCGCCCCAGGCGGCGCCTACCCCTCCCACGCCCACGCCTCCCACGCCGTCCCCGCCGGCCCCCGCcgcgacgccgccgccgtcgtcgaccCCCTCCGTCCCGGCGCCCGCGACCCCCGTCGCGTCCCCGCCCGCGCCGTCCTCCACCCCGGCTACTCCCTCCACGCCCTCCCCTTCCTCCCCGGGGACGACGCCCGCCACACCGTCGCCGCCATCGGACAccccgtcgccgccgtcgtccgGTGGAGGGGGCAGGTCCCCGCCGTCCACGCCGTCGTCCGGCGGAGGGAGTGACCGATCCCCGCCGTCCTCCCACTCGCCGCCCAAGTCGCACTCGCCGgggggcggcggcagcggcggcagctCCGTGCCGTCCACGTCGCTCGTCGTGGGCGTGGCCGTCGGCGGcctcgtgctgctgctgctcgctagcTTCATCTGCCTTTGCTGCCTCCGTAAGAAGCGCCGCCGAGCTCAGCCGCCGCCTCAGCACTACGGATACCCGCCGCCTCCGCCCCCGTACAAGG AGGATCCATATGGTGGAACATACCAGAGTTGGCAGCAAAAtgcgcctcctcctccaccccctgAACATGTGGTCAAGATGCACCCTTCGCCTCCGCCAGCATATGCCAATCGTCCTCCACAGCCGCCACCACCAGCGATGCTAAATAGTAGTGGCGGATCTGGTTCTAACTACTCTGGTGGCGAGATCCTACCTCCACCATCCCCTGGTGCTGCTCTCGGCTTCTCCTCGAAGAGCACATTCACATACGAAGAATTGTTGAGGGCGACTGATGGATTCTCTGATGCTAATCTCCTTGGACAAGGTGGTTTTGGGTATGTTCACAGAGGATTGCTGCCTAATGGAAAAGAGATTGCTGTAAAACAATTGAAACTTGGAAGTGGCCAGGGAGAGCGTGAGTTCCAGGCTGAGGTTGAGATTATCAGCCGAGTACATCACAAACATCTTGTGTCTTTGGTTGGCTATTGCATTTCTGGAGGCAAGAGGTTGCTTGTCTATGAGTTTGTCCCCAACAACACATTGGAATTCCACTTACACG CGAAAGATCGACCAACAATGGAGTGGCCCACTAGATTAAAGATCGCTCTGGGTGCTGCCAAGGGTTTAGCTTATCTTCATGAAGACT GCCATCCAAAGATCATCCACCGTGACATAAAGGCATCTAACATTCTTCTTGACTTCAAATTTGAAGCTAAG GTTGCTGACTTTGGACTTGCAAAGCTCACTACTGATAACAACACCCATGTTTCGACAAGAGTAATGGGCACCTTCGG GTATTTGGCACCTGAGTATGCATCTTCTGGCAAGCTCACAGAAAAATCTGATGTATTTTCTTTCGGAGTCATGCTTCTTGAGCTTATTACTGGGCGGCGACCAGTTGACACAACCCAAACATATATGGATGACAGCTTGGTTGACTGG GCAAGGCCATTACTGATGAGAGCACTTGAGGATGGTGAATATGATACTTTGGTGGATCCTCGGCTGGGAAAGGACTTCAATCCTAATGAGATGGCAAGAATGATAGCCTGTGCGGCTGCATGTGTACGCCATTCTGCACGTCGTCGGCCGCGTATGAGTCAG GTCGTTCGGGCTTTGGAAGGCGATGTGTCTTTGGAGGACCTTAATGAAGGTGTTCGGCCTGGTCATAGGCGCTTCTTTGGGTCATACAGCAGCTCTGATTACGATTCTGGCCAGTACAACGAGGACATGCAGAAGTTTAGGAAGATGGCATTTAACAACAACTACACCAGCAGCCAATACAGCGCGCCAACCAGCGAATACGGCCAGATACCGTCTGCGTCAAGCAGCGAGGGCCACCAGACGCAGGAGATGGAGTCGGGTGCCATGAAGAAAGGTGGCTACAGCGGCTACAGCTCAGGATACAGCGGAGCCTCGTGA
- the LOC136517164 gene encoding G-type lectin S-receptor-like serine/threonine-protein kinase At2g19130 translates to MNPLLHILLTLLLFTSIDTSPWSASAAAATDTLTAGQALAFGDKLVSRNGKFALGFFQPTAVISKSRNITSPNWYLGIWFNKIPVFTTVWVANREAPIADSKRKQTHLKISSDGNNLIIVTQASPETETTVWSTPSANRSGASSNTTTTAVLLDTGNLALLELESPSSSNVTLWQSFDYPTDIVLPGAKFGRNKVTGFSRRAITWKSLIDPGLGSYSVEIDTTRVVLKHRSPSVVYWHWSSSSTSTLKLIPILKSILELDPRTKGLIDPTYVDNSQEEYYMYTSLNDSSLTFVSLDISGQIKMNVWSHAQQSWQAIYAQPADPCTPYATCGPFTTCNGTSSLSFCDCMPSFSQKSPQDWELDDRTGGCIRNTPLHCTSEKNMTSSTDIFCPIPHVTLPYNSQSIDGVNSQSNCEEACLSSCSCTAYSYNSSRCSVRHGELFSVNQNDGIDNNSEDVLYLRLAAADLPSLTRSKRKPSVGVVTAATIIGTGLLMLMLLLMMWRKKFKWCGTPLYDTQGGGVIAFRYTDLSHATKNFSEKLGAGGFGCVFKGVLSGSTTIAVKRLDGARQGEKQFRAEVSSLGLIQHINLVRLIGFCCEGDKRLLVYEHMSNGSLDSHLFQSNAATLNWNTRYQIAIGVARGLSYLHQSCQECIIHCDIKPENILLDASFVPKIADFGMAAFVGRDFSRVLTTFRGTAGYLAPEWLGGVAITSKVDVYSFGLVLLEIISGRRNSPEAYSSNNYHIEYFPVRAVSKLHEGDVRSLVDPQLHDDFNLEEVERVCKVACWCIQDNELHRPTMGEVLRVLEGQQEIDMPPMPRLLAAITQGTGAITESSNASSM, encoded by the coding sequence ATGAATCCCCTGCTGCATATATTGCTCACCCTTCTTCTCTTCACTTCCATTGACACTTCACCATGGTCCGCTTCCGCCGCCGCAGCGACTGATACTCTAACAGCAGGCCAAGCACTTGCCTTCGGCGACAAGCTCGTCTCGAGGAACGGCAAGTTCGCGCTCGGCTTCTTCCAGCCAACAGCCGTCATCAGTAAGTCCCGCAACATCACCTCCCCCAACTGGTACCTTGGAATATGGTTCAACAAGATCCCAGTTTTCACTACAGTTTGGGTCGCCAACAGAGAGGCTCCAATCGCTGATTCCAAGCGCAAGCAAACACACCTCAAAATCTCAAGCGATGGTAACAACCTTATTATTGTAACCCAAGCCAGTCCTGAAACTGAAACCACAGTCTGGTCCACTCCCAGTGCCAATCGGTCAGGAGCCAGCTCAAACACTACCACTACTGCCGTTCTCTTGGACACTGGTAACCTTGCACTCCTAGAATTAGAAAGCCCATCATCATCCAATGTAACCTTGTGGCAGAGCTTCGACTACCCAACCGACATCGTGCTTCCGGGCGCCAAGTTTGGCCGGAACAAGGTCACCGGTTTCAGTCGTCGGGCCATCACATGGAAGAGCCTCATTGATCCAGGCCTCGGCTCATACTCCGTCGAGATCGACACCACCAGGGTGGTCCTCAAGCACCGCAGTCCGTCAGTAGTGTACTGGCATTGGTCATCCTCATCCACATCAACACTGAAGCTCATCCCCATACTCAAGTCCATACTAGAACTGGATCCACGGACCAAAGGCTTGATTGACCCCACATATGTTGATAACAGTCAGGAGGAGTACTACATGTACACTTCACTGAATGACTCATCTTTGACGTTCGTCTCGCTGGACATCTCTGGCCAGATCAAGATGAATGTTTGGTCACACGCTCAGCAGTCTTGGCAAGCCATATATGCCCAGCCGGCTGATCCCTGCACACCGTATGCTACCTGTGGCCCCTTCACCACTTGCAACGGCACTTCCTCCCTTTCCTTCTGCGACTGCATGCCGAGCTTCTCTCAGAAGTCACCCCAGGACTGGGAGCTTGATGATCGAACAGGAGGCTGCATCAGAAATACTCCGTTACACTGCACCAGTGAGAAAAATATGACAAGTTCAACAGACATTTTCTGCCCCATTCCTCATGTTACATTGCCCTATAACTCCCAAAGCATAGACGGTGTCAACTCTCAGAGCAATTGTGAGGAAGCTTGTCTCAGTTCCTGCTCCTGCACTGCTTATTCCTATAACAGTAGCAGGTGCTCTGTACGGCATGGGGAATTGTTCAGTGTGAATCAGAATGACGGCATTGATAATAATTCTGAAGATGTTCTTTATCTTCGCCTTGCTGCTGCTGATCTGCCAAGTTTGACAAGAAGCAAAAGAAAACCAAGTGTCGGAGTTGTTACCGCAGCAACCATTATTGGTACTGGGTTACTGATGCTCATGTTGCTGTTAATGATGTGGCGAAAAAAATTCAAATGGTGTGGTACACCATTGTATGACACCCAAGGTGGTGGAGTTATAGCCTTTAGATACACTGATTTAAGCCATGCTACTAAAAATTTCTCTGAAAAGCTTGGAGCAGGTGGTTTCGGTTGCGTATTTAAGGGAGTGCTGAGTGGCTCAACAACTATAGCAGTGAAAAGGCTTGATGGTGCTCGTCAGGGAGAGAAGCAATTCAGGGCTGAGGTGAGCTCACTTGGATTGATCCAACATATCAACCTAGTCAGATTGATTGGTTTCTGTTGCGAAGGTGATAAGAGGCTACTTGTGTATGAACACATGTCAAATGGGTCTCTTGATTCTCATCTATTTCAGAGCAATGCTGCTACCCTTAACTGGAACACCAGGTATCAAATAGCCATAGGAGTTGCTAGAGGATTGTCCTACTTGCATCAGAGTTGCCAAGAATGCATCATACACTGTGATATTAAGCCAGAAAATATACTTCTCGACGCGTCATTTGTTCCTAAAATCGCAGACTTTGGGATGGCAGCATTTGTCGGAAGGGATTTTAGCAGAGTTTTGACTACATTCAGAGGAACTGCAGGGTATCTTGCCCCAGAGTGGCTTGGCGGAGTTGCTATTACATCAAAAGTTGATGTTTATAGCTTCGGTTTGGTGCTGCTGGAAATCATATCAGGTAGGAGAAATTCACCTGAGGCATATAGTAGCAACAATTATCATATTGAATATTTCCCTGTGCGAGCTGTCAGCAAGCTTCACGAGGGAGATGTGAGGAGTTTGGTGGATCCACAGCTACATGATGACTTCAATTTGGAAGAGGTTGAGAGGGTTTGCAAAGTTGCATGTTGGTGCATCCAGGATAATGAGCTTCATCGGCCGACAATGGGTGAAGTGCTCCGTGTTCTTGAGGGTCAGCAGGAGATTGATATGCCCCCGATGCCAAGGTTGCTTGCAGCAATCACACAAGGCACTGGAGCTATCACAGAAAGCTCTAATGCATCTTCAATGTGA